The region GAACTGTTTGCATGTACACTGGATGTAGGCTAACATGATATGGCACAATCCACTGTTCTGCCCATTGGATAAGATCACGCTAACAATTTTCTTCTCACAATCTATGTCTACACAGTCTACTCTAAATTGTGTATGTTTGATTCAAAATCATAAGTAATATATGCTACTGGGCATctccataatgtattcttttatatttttgttctttttttgaAGTGTTGATACTTCTTGACAAAATCTACTTCAATGTAATAGCTGTGGCACATTTCAGTAAGGAGTAATGAGAACTAATTTGTTATGAAACAATGACATGAAAACTTTGGacatttaaatctcaaaagcTTCCTCAAACTGTGTTCAAACAAAATGAAGGTAATATTATATATTGTTTAGGAATAGCTTTATGCTACATGTATCTAATTACAAAAACATGATCGATCATGTTACATTGCTCCAGCACAAGATATCTAATGATTCCTGTCTTTTTCACAACTTATTTTGGAATGTAAATTCACTTTTAATAAGCTGTAAAATAATGATCTTTACATTATCttactgaaaaagaaaaaaaactatacaaCAGGCACTGCAACAATTGTCTACCAAAGTGTAAAAACTGTGAGTTGTTAGTCCCAAAATGGCATGATTTAGATTCTCCTGAGCAGCATTGTGGGccacaaattttattttttaaaaacaaataaattctaaatttattttatttagtcTAAACTAGAgacagaaaataaatcaaagtgTTATGAAATATCCtatttataattcataaaattgacCCCACTGAGCACTGCGTTGGATTGGATATTCTTAAATAATGAGAAATGAAAGTACCACAGGGTACAAAGTGAACTGGCACCTTTAGGCCTATAGGCCTATGACAATTATTAGCCCATTTGTATATTTGCCAGTTTTCATTTCTAAGTTGTTAAAATACTCCATGATGTAACTCTCTATAACCTGCATTACTTAGCTCCAAATGGGAATAAGAGATGAACTTGGATAAAGGGAAAGTTTAATCCTCTTTCCTACAAAACAGTTAAGGCCCTTCAGATGCTATAAAAGAACCACATTACAGTTGGAACTTGAGCACAGGGGTCGGTATAATAGAAGCACAAGAGTATGCCCTATGGATTACTCCACAAGAATGGATGAATCAATACAAGTTCATGGATGGGTTGTTTCCTCAATACAACAACATTTTGCAGGTGCCATACTGATAATACATTAAAGGATATACTCAATTCTCTTGGtgtatatttttcatgtttttcagttttttttttctttttttttgtatactaATTTGTCTTATCCACCCTAAATAGTGCTGTATAAACTTGTACATTTTTGTTCTTAGGCTACAATTCGTATTAAGATTTATGAGCGTGAATTTAAATGCAGATGCAGTTTAAAAATGTATTCCCTGAATATTTGGAATTCAAAACTATTAGATTAATATGTAGACAGTATTACTattagcagcagcagtatagaCATGTCACGTGTAGTAATACTTACTTACATAGACTTTAAAAAAAgcagatatatacatgtaagttgtaGCAATGTTGGtggtagtagcagcagcagtagtcatagtagtagaagtagtagtagtagtagtagtagtagtagtagaagtagtagtagtagaagtagtagtagtagtagtagtagtagtagtagtagtagtagtagtagtagtagtagtagtagtagtagtagtagtagtagtagtagtagtagtagaagtagcagtagcagaagaagaggtagtagtagaagtagaagtagtagtagtggtagtagtaatagtagaagtattaTAAGTAGTAGATTGAAAAgaaattccacagaagatatgAGACTGCTTTTTTTTCGAAGAAATAGGACCTATGCCTATTATCAATTTATGGATAATAATTCagcaaaatataataattcaaacaacaatcatgaaataaatatgaatcaTAACCATTTAAAACACTAAGCAAAGTAACAATGATGGTGACTTTCCCTGTGACCATCTAGATAAATAACTAAATGACATACCTGAAGGCCCTTTATGGGTATGGTACTAGCTTGGCGgatgagaaaaaagaagaaaactgaaaatagtgcaattgaaaaaaaggcagaagaaaatgaaaaagaactGAACATCATTAAAGTTCACAATAATACTGTCAGAAAGATAGAGAAACAATTGGGTACTACCCACAGAATGTATAATGCAGATGATAGATTATAATAGTAATCTAACTAGTACTGGTAGACTGCCAATTAAATTGCACAACCCTGTATGATTATATACATACCTTGCCCTTGCGAGACGACAGGTGTCAGATTAACTAGAAGCACATAGAAAACAAGTAGCAATAACGACTCCATAATATTGATAAGTGCACCGATCTTCATCATGGTCTCATTTCCCAGCTACTGACTCCTCTCTCTCTATATGATATCATCAAAATGTCTTGTCAAGGCAAGGTTAATGATTACCGGCAACAGAAGAGCGTACGATACTCGCTATAATGTCTGGAGCAAGCCTCCAGGGGACGAAAATCCTCTACTGTTGTTGTTAGCACCACTGCCAATTCATGATCTCAACGTCAAAGAATGCGAGTTTCTGCCTTTCTGGTTGAACCTGTACCTGCAGCCCGACGCTCTCCCACAAATGAATGCATGTCCGCCGATCGATGTCACTTTACTCTTCGCATACCAGTCGAATAATAAAAACGGTACCGAAATATAGATTTATTTTACCTTTATGTCCTGCTAGTCATGATGACAGTTAATCAACTATCAATCGTTTGCTTTGTCAAATTGTCCTTGATGTAAATTAGATTCaacaaatattgatttgatgCTGAATAAGGGGTCAAACATAAACTGTGTGAGAGAGTCCATGGTACTGTACTGTGCGGCCAAAGGTCCAGAGAGGGCCAGGCGGTCTAATGCGTAGCTCCAGCAAGCTCGCGCGCTCAGAAGTCCGGAGACCCTTCTTCAAAACTCTGGTATAATAAGTGAGCGCTGCGGCGTGTAAAGGggcaccggggggggggggggggcaagcatCGGGATGGGGAGAAATTGTGCGcgctccgcccccccccccccataaataataaaataaatagatagatagatagaaagacagacagagagacagaaagaaagaaagaaagaaagaaaagaaaaaaaagaaagaaagaaaagaaaagaaaagaaaaaaagaaagaaagaaagaaagacaggaagaaagaaagaaagaaagaaagaaagaggagaaggaATATTTACTAAAGGCCTGTATAACACAATTAGTTAATTTCAACTTGCATTATACATGCAACAGTGACTGGCCGTGCCCAACTTCTATAACCTCAAGCTAGTAGAAGGGGGCATTCGGGGGTTCGATCGACCCCCTTCCCTCCCCAAAAAatcaaaagcaagaaaaaattaGGAAGGAAAACAGTATAGGGGGACAACACGATGCCCAACGATAAGtcactttttttggggggggcttgtctTAACTAAATGGCCAATAGTTTTGACagctgtccccccccccattttttttttttttttagaagtcCAATCGAACCCCCTTGTTGAAAACCCGGGCTCAGGCTTGGCTGAACTCTAACGTGATTGTTCAACTTTTAGTTCAACCTCTAAATGGAGTTTGGACTCCAGGCTCTGGAGCGTCACAGAACGACTAGGAGAATTAAAGAACTGGCGAGGGCGAATGCCGGGGGCGGATGGCCTGTAAAAACTACCGAAAATATATAAACCTTGCTCCCTCTTCATTTTCTCCCACTCCTAATCTCTAACATTTTTGTATGATTAATCATAATGCAACAGTAacgtgaaagaaaaatgaatcaacCAAACAATCAATTAACTATGTTCGTTAAACAATCAATCGAAATATTTACCAAACAAGAGAAACAAGTGAACAATGGGGCCTATTGGGCTACCGATCTTATTTcaaaacgttttatttacccaaaCCCGGGCCAAAATCATCCCCATAGCCACTATCATGATTATCGTTGTCGTACTGGGGGTACAGGGGCTTGGGGATGTCGCCTCTCCAAGTACAAATATCATTACCGAGAacaaaagggggaaagaaaaatgagaaggTTTAAATATGACTCTCTGTATAAAGTTAAAATGATCTGTCAAAAAATATAGATTCTCATTTTTAAAAGGTCATTTTTAATAACTCTGATCTCTCGTTCGTAAATAGGCCTATTTAGAAAATGTACCCCGCAGGACCTATACATCATTTTTGACTTGTTACAttaatgtaaaataatataaaaattaaaaagtaataaaaacaataatgctCTTATTCTCAGTATTCTTGGATCGTATAAAAGCTATATAGGATCTATCTTACCAATATCAATTTGGTCCGATTATTGTTTGGTCCAACCATCGCGGTCCTTTACTCACTATAGTCATGTATTCCTATGACCATTTATAATGGCCTAACTTCCCTTTCTATTTTGCTCTTTTGGTTCGTGAGCAGTTATCTTTATCATATTGACTAATTATTGATGGACCGCATAGATATTACACGAAACttcattctattcatttcctttatttcaataaaatacaaatcaagtatAAAGACATTCGAGCCCATACAAATTAATACGATAAATAAGATCGTGCAATCGTCACAGTAAAATATacgaataattttttttaatacgaaATCTAACAACGGTATATACTGCAATGAAACCTAAAAATCAATTATGCAtaattataaacatgataaagaaaatgttgttgttattataatgaaaaaaggtatcgAATCGCAAAACTGATAAGTAAAGGTTGTAGACAATGACAATGTACaatatgcaaaaatgaaatctcTCAACTGATTAAAGAAATGGTGGTAGTTagttacaataaaaatatcttaCAATGGTCAAAGCTATATTTTTATAGGAATGGTTTTAATTACAATGAGACTATATCTATAAGATTTCTTAAATAAGATGATTAATCTACATAAATTTTCGTTGCTCTCGACCATGATGCGAGGCTTTCTGTGAATTTGAGTCAGTCGTTTCATCAAGAAAATACCTGAATATGACAATTTTATATGACTTTGATTAACAAACTATCATTGCCAGAATATTTAAAATGTTCGTTGTATCTCTAATCGATTGAATCAGCAACTGATCTATCAGGCTAGGACacctactttttttcttttttttttcttatttttcaaagcgTAACCGTCTCTCAAAGATAAGCAATTTCCACGCGCATCATATTTCGGCGGTCGCCAATCGCCGAATTCCCATCTTGGTAGACGCTTGTAGATACAAATTATCTTTTCAATACAACAGTTTATATTTCATGCTCTTTACACGACAAGGCACTATCTGAAATAATACTTTTTCCGCACCAGACGTATCAGAACAAATATTTGCCTCTACCCTAGGAAGACTTAATCCCAAAACACGAAATAAAACGAATTGAAAAAAGTTCTTAGTAAGAATTGTCTAAAAATACTTTAACGTTTCACTTATACTCATGTCTGTTTCAGTTTTCATGATGTCCATTTCTTTAGCCTGGCCTTACCTATTATTACTAACtttatttcattctcattttcattgtatttatttcatttccaacaaaatagaaattaggaaaatacaattttgtaaaaaaaaaatatgataataagtCAATGCAATATTATGTATCGTTATTACACTTGAAATAGCTAAATGGCGTTATactcaagggcgccggaagcggggggggggcagggggcactgccctccccccccccaaataaaattttgggggcaaaatctcgttttgcccccccccccccccaatgtgcccccctgaaagtagaaaaatgataaattatttaaggacaaaaagtaaacgaaggcacttttctgcctgaaaattgtcatttccattgtcaaaaataaaaaaaaatttgcccctgacggggcaaatacattatcatagtaagcctcgcgtcttttgacgaacagttcctctgtgaaacatacctttgataagccccttttccatcttattacagtgtgaaaacgtttaaccttttaatgaataaatttcagactaaaagcgaatggccaattaatagtggtccaccaattataaggtttataactctatgatgctggctgtgtcgtctaacaaacgcgcggtcgcccagaaacgctcagaccggacccgatatcactaacgcgcgtgaacactatttactcgagcaacatatagAATCTATGTGATTggtgattggttgattgattgattggtggtgattttttacctaattgctaagaaagcatgaatgcttgtaagcaagcaaccagaggaccgacggcttaaggtcttctccgaaggacctggtactgaggattaatgccttaccaaagggcactagcgcaccaagtgggaatcgaaccgggtcaccggaatacgaatcccccgctctaccgactgagctatcgcgcctccatatgtcatagctgtcaagcccagaaaccataacatctcgagaaacttgtttcaaatattttattaatacagtgataacaagtcagtgccctaaagaaaatatcaaggtcatttcaactcaatatagacatgctatcacaaaattacacacagaataatcatgtgtagaggattataatttattatttgtgaaaatggtgaatcccactccaAAGCAACTTTGacataatgtttagacatgaagacatgaataaaatactataaaaaatatcttaagatattttcacagccccgtattttcctctattccttttcattggcatgattggaaagcgttttgtctgatatatttcagctcatatgatatagcacttatatattttagattccaaaacttcttcccattgcctgttactaatcaaatcgagatggcagctatgttctctggttcatcccagcttttgttattcatggacgtttgcaaacataaaaaaacaatccgGGCGTGGGTGGGGCTgaaagacctaaattttcgaagaaacttaagagcgagggggtttgtgatgggggagcttttgcattttctaaaagtctttaaaaggcctatattacagtggtatgaaacaatttcgtttgcaataaggctcgtcatttgctggaactgggaccctgatcatgaagaaacaccattctgggtcagaagggaggaaacagaaggagcaaaaaaaaatccaagactgtttaattctcaagaaatttttttttggatgcTGTTAGAAatgcaacttttatactccatttttacacaaagtccttaccgggGGGGCGTccacagcctctcccgctcgatcgcttcggtatctcacgctgtcaaaaatattgtgcccccttcgggattttgcccccccaaaactgtaagtgttccggcgcgcctggttATACTCATTACAatcaataacaaataaagtatGACACTAAATAATTTTacattctgtaaaaattgaCAGGCCCACTGAAAGCAATGGCCTGTATTTACTTGCTCCCCTTGTCTAGCTTCGACCATTAAGATCCTTCTCAGTGATCCAAATCTGACTGCGTTCGAAAGtatcaacaaaaaatatgcTTTCTATAACGGTGATTGTTATGATATTATTTCCTTCTGCATTTTTAAATGTATTCATCTGTGCCTTTATGAGATTCCTTCAATGATTTCTACAGCCTCCAAATAACCTTATACATTTCATATGCAATGGTTGCCGCATGAAGCTCGTACAAATGAAGGAAAGGAACACATAGCATCCCGATGACCGCTCCGATCTTGCCATCAAAAAACATACTTAAAGACGGCCATGCTACAGACGACCCTACTTCGTGAACCAGACTGTCATACATCCATTGAGTTACGTTGGTCATTCCAACAACGATTAAACAAAGTAAGGTCCACTTTTTCTCGCGATCATCTCTTGGTTGGAGGCGCTGTACGCAGAGAAGAAAAATAGATTGGTAGTATTTTCGGCAAACGCCAAACAAGCTGGCAAAAACGCTGACAATGTTCATCGCAATTTCATCTTCAGATAATCCTATCACTGTACAAAGGTTACCAACagaagaaataaaacagatcGTTTCAAACAGGAAGGCTCCAGTCACTGTGATGAGTAACATTATGTTATTTTCCTGAGATATGACGCCCTCTACCCTGGCCACATGGCTTCCATCATCCCCTCGGATTAAGTTTCTATGCCAgacaataattataatcatgGGTGTGAAGAATGTCATCCTCAAAAACCATTGAAGGTAGCGACCACGAAGCTTTGGGTAGTTTCCCGCTAGAACAAGGTTACTCAACCCAAGGTACACAACACATATCAATAATGTTACTGCTACTATCTTTTCTATGTTATTAGATAGAGCTCCTGCTGACACCCTGTTACTTGTCTTTGAGTTTCGTGATAAGTTTACGCATTCAGGACATCGGCAACCAAGTGAGTCCTCATGAGCCCCAAATGACCGCATTTCGATGCTTTCATAACTGATCCCTCCATTTGATTGAGAACTTCGGAACCGACGTACGTCAGATTCATTCGGGTTCGATATCTTCCTACGGACTGCTGAAGAATTATAGAGGATCCTTCGAAGACTGCTCCAATTCGATCGGCGAACTAAGTCATGACCAATGATAGAAATACCGTTTTCTGTATGGAAGGTTTTCATGATGTCATAGGCTTGTTGTGGAAGGAATTGTGATCTCATTTCAATGAACAACCAAGTAATCATGATGGGAAGTTCTATCGTAAATGGTTGAAAGATGGACAAAACGCCAGTCACAAATTCTCCTGCAGAGTCGTTCCTCAAACATAGATATACTGCGCGCTGCTTATCAGAGGAATCTTCGAAATCGAAGGTGAACGGCGCGACCAATCTTTGTATACATATCCATATTCCCATTTCAATCAACAAAAGAGAGGTCCAACGCATCCGTGGCACTGCAATAATGAAAGCGTCACAATAGTTAGGAATTAGGTGGAAACTTAAGCAGTAGACAACTGCAAAGATGCACGAATAGCTGACAAATACACTAATAAGTTCAGTGTTTGTGGCATTAGCGGGGCTGTTCATTGAATATTTATcaaaacataaatatacattCACTAATTCCGTGAATATATATAAGAATGCTAGGCCTGAAAATATGTAAACTATATTTTGCGTGACGTTGCTTACTGTTGGCACTTCCCCATTTTCtcgttgtatttttttcatcttgtcCAGCTTAAAGGTCTGCCGTTTTTCTAGAGCCTTTTCGAGAAGTTTAATCTGGATCAGTGCAAAAGCACAGTGTTTGCATTGGCGAGGCCAGAGGACCAAACCTTTATTATGCAGTTGCACTACTCTAAGACTCAACCACACCATCACAGCAAAGGTTGACACTATAACAATAATCAGTACAAAGTTCCTAATAACGATCAACTCGGAGATGAACGCGTAATCAGAATTGATTCGACTTGGTAATATTGGGATGCACATTACTAGGAGTCCTATGGCTATAAAAAGACAGACTAGGACAATGCAAGTGTAGGACTCCTGCCAGGCCTTAGGCGTAGGAACATCACCAGGGTCATCGCCATGTTGGTGCCCATCAGTATCCGCATCCCTCGTGCTTCGGTCCTCGCCTGATGAGAATTCGCTTCTGTCCATCTCACTGTTTTCACCCATTGATGACAAGACATTGCCATCCCTTCTATGATCAGGGTTACTTGAAGAAACGGTGTGATCTTCAAAAGTCGACATGACGTCCCTTGAATTGACAAGTATTGAAGAAGACAGGGCAAAACTGCAATTGACAAGTATTGGAGTTCAGCTATCTGTCAAGtacaaaaacaatgaataaatagatatataaataatgatgaaattatCCTCAATATTCGCTGCATTGAATtgcacatgtatacaaaatGGGCTGGTTACCCCTGTAGGGTCTATTCCAACTAGGATCGGTTAACCAGGATTTATTAACCGGTAGAATTTTACGAGCCACGAGGTTTAGATATATGGTGCacatcattttgaaatttgacatttttcaaatgatatttATAATGTCTGTAATAGATATGGCATGTCAAATGGGCCAGATGTACCAAAAGATTcgatgggatttttttttgccttcactataatattttgaataaaaaaaatcccacttTGGGGTAACATTTGAGGcatctcttctttttcttttttttattcttcttcatcttcttcttcatcatcatcttctttgtcttcttcctcttcttcttcctcctcctcctcctccttctcctcctcttcttctcttttaATGTCCAAGGAATACGATGTAAAATCGTATAGAAATCGAACGATCCCTTACCatattgatataaattacaaacaTCCTCGTCTGAAGAAAATACCCTCATTCGCAAACAAAGATGAAAAGCATTTGAAATATCGACGTATGtttaattttccattttaacccAATCATTAAGGTTGTACTTACCTATATACTGAAATCAAACCTCGttgggtgtggtcctctattaacaccaactggtgtcaacACAGTTTTACAGCGTTTACGCTTGAACTGTTTGGAGCAATTAGTCTATTTTGGAGAGCTAGATCTGGTAGCTATATGAGAGAAATATTCGTCTGCAAGGGTGCACTGCCTTACCATGCTTAAATACCAAGTATCGGTATATACTTTAATCGAAACTATGGTTAGTAGAGTATCCTGTGTTTACAACGCACAAGTCAAAAGACATGTATTTAAAGTCATGCCATTATTAATAACAAACTTGTTCAAAACCAAAGTTTTGAACAAAAGTAATAAACATGATTAACGACCAATCAAGagtaaaacattattatgaatacaatacaaacattgGCACCGTGTATAATTAACATCAGGATTAGTGCATGCGCCGTTCTACAGGGAGGGGAGGGGATTtgaagccccctcccccacccctccaCTCCACTCTCAATAAAATCAAGTCTCCCTCGAAATTATTTGACTGCGAATTAATAAGGATGATTATGCACACAATTTACAACGCACTctttacaaattacaaaattttcaaCTGTTAAAAGCGTAAAAGTAAAAATGAGAGGAATTAATGATGCAGACATTTGATACAAGTAA is a window of Lytechinus variegatus isolate NC3 chromosome 2, Lvar_3.0, whole genome shotgun sequence DNA encoding:
- the LOC121409497 gene encoding uncharacterized protein LOC121409497, with protein sequence MSTFEDHTVSSSNPDHRRDGNVLSSMGENSEMDRSEFSSGEDRSTRDADTDGHQHGDDPGDVPTPKAWQESYTCIVLVCLFIAIGLLVMCIPILPSRINSDYAFISELIVIRNFVLIIVIVSTFAVMVWLSLRVVQLHNKGLVLWPRQCKHCAFALIQIKLLEKALEKRQTFKLDKMKKIQRENGEVPTVSNVTQNIVYIFSGLAFLYIFTELVNVYLCFDKYSMNSPANATNTELISVFVSYSCIFAVVYCLSFHLIPNYCDAFIIAVPRMRWTSLLLIEMGIWICIQRLVAPFTFDFEDSSDKQRAVYLCLRNDSAGEFVTGVLSIFQPFTIELPIMITWLFIEMRSQFLPQQAYDIMKTFHTENGISIIGHDLVRRSNWSSLRRILYNSSAVRRKISNPNESDVRRFRSSQSNGGISYESIEMRSFGAHEDSLGCRCPECVNLSRNSKTSNRVSAGALSNNIEKIVAVTLLICVVYLGLSNLVLAGNYPKLRGRYLQWFLRMTFFTPMIIIIVWHRNLIRGDDGSHVARVEGVISQENNIMLLITVTGAFLFETICFISSVGNLCTVIGLSEDEIAMNIVSVFASLFGVCRKYYQSIFLLCVQRLQPRDDREKKWTLLCLIVVGMTNVTQWMYDSLVHEVGSSVAWPSLSMFFDGKIGAVIGMLCVPFLHLYELHAATIAYEMYKVIWRL